Proteins found in one Miscanthus floridulus cultivar M001 chromosome 4, ASM1932011v1, whole genome shotgun sequence genomic segment:
- the LOC136548736 gene encoding patatin-like protein 2, with the protein MEKGKHIQPPTYGNLVTILSIDGGGIRGIIPAVVLTFLESELQKLDGEEARLADYFDVIAGTSTGGLVTSMLVAPNNTNRPLFEAKDIQAFYMKHAPKIFPQQRGPFGRIMRIFRSLSGPSYDGKYLHEVVRKKLGITRLHETLTDVVIPTFDIKRLQPIIFSSYEVKNEKYSTMDALLSDICISTSAAPTYLPAHYFKTEDFHGNTKEFHLIDGGVAANNPFLYV; encoded by the exons ATGGAGAAAGGAAAACACATCCAGCCACCAACTTATGGAAACCTTGTAACGATTCTTTCTATTGATGGTGGAGGCATTCGAGGAATCATTCCGGCTGTTGTTCTCACCTTTCTGGAGTCAGAGTTGCAG AAACTTGATGGAGAGGAAGCCAGGTTAGCAGATTACTTCGATGTCATTGCTGGGACCAGCACAGGGGGGCTTGTGACCTCAATGCTGGTTGCACCAAACAATACAAACAGGCCACTCTTTGAAGCCAAGGATATTCAAGCATTTTATATGAAGCATGCTCCCAAGATTTTCCCACAGCAGAG GGGTCCATTCGGTAGGATAATGAGGATATTCCGATCGCTGTCAGGACCTTCCTATGATGGTAAGTACCTTCATGAAGTTGTCAGAAAGAAGTTAGGAATCACCAGGCTGCATGAGACTTTAACAGATGTGGTAATACCAACTTTCGACATCAAGCGGCTACAACCTATTATTTTCTCGTCCTATGAG GTTAAGAATGAGAAGTACAGCACAATGGATGCTCTACTATCAGATATTTGTATCAGCACATCTGCTGCTCCAACTTATCTTCCTGCACACTACTTCAAGACAGAAGATTTCCATGGGaacaccaaggagttccatcttaTTGATGGAGGAGTAGCTGCCAATAATCCG TTCTTATATGTGTAA